From a single Streptomyces sp. NBC_00377 genomic region:
- a CDS encoding gamma-glutamylcyclotransferase → MSLYAAYAGNLDARLMTRRAPHSPLRATGWLNGWRLTFGGEQLGWEGALATVVEDAVDPGAQVFAALYDIAPMDEESLDRWEGVGLGIYRRARVRVQTLEGEESAWMFVLNGYEGGLPAARYLGEIADAAESAGAPHDYVMELRKRPC, encoded by the coding sequence ATGTCGCTCTACGCCGCGTACGCCGGCAACCTCGACGCGCGGCTGATGACCCGCCGCGCTCCCCACTCGCCTCTGCGCGCCACCGGCTGGCTGAACGGGTGGCGGCTGACGTTCGGCGGCGAGCAGCTGGGCTGGGAGGGCGCGCTCGCCACGGTCGTGGAGGACGCCGTGGACCCCGGCGCACAGGTCTTCGCCGCGCTGTACGACATCGCCCCGATGGACGAGGAGTCCCTGGACCGCTGGGAGGGCGTCGGCCTCGGCATCTACCGGCGCGCCCGGGTGCGGGTGCAGACGCTGGAGGGCGAGGAGTCCGCCTGGATGTTCGTGCTCAACGGCTACGAGGGCGGGCTTCCGGCGGCCCGGTACCTGGGCGAGATCGCCGACGCGGCGGAATCGGCGGGGGCGCCACACGATTACGTGATGGAGCTGCGCAAGCGGCCCTGCTGA
- a CDS encoding acyl-CoA carboxylase epsilon subunit: MTIKVVRGNPTPEELAAALAVVRARAAAAASTPSGAEIPRDAWSDPARIAGHRVPQPGQASWTRTYWPS; the protein is encoded by the coding sequence ATGACGATCAAGGTCGTACGGGGCAACCCGACGCCCGAGGAGCTGGCCGCCGCCCTGGCGGTGGTCCGGGCCCGCGCCGCGGCGGCAGCGTCCACGCCGTCCGGCGCGGAGATCCCGAGGGACGCGTGGTCCGACCCGGCCCGCATCGCGGGACACCGGGTGCCGCAGCCGGGGCAGGCGTCCTGGACGCGGACCTACTGGCCGTCCTAG
- a CDS encoding Maf family protein encodes MRRLVLASQSPARLNLLRQAGLTPEVIVSGVDEDAVTAPTPAELALALAEAKASVVAAKPEVKGALVIGCDSVLDLDGEALGKPADAVEALARWKAMRGRAGTLQTGHCVYDTLSGRYTSATASTVVRFGEPTDEEIAAYVASGEPLYVAGAFTLDGRSAPFIDGIDGDHGNVIGISLPLVRRLLAHLGVGITELWAPSEA; translated from the coding sequence ATGCGCCGACTCGTCCTCGCCTCCCAGTCCCCCGCCCGACTGAACCTGCTGCGCCAGGCGGGCCTGACCCCCGAGGTCATCGTGAGCGGGGTCGACGAGGACGCCGTCACCGCCCCCACCCCGGCCGAGCTGGCGCTCGCCCTCGCCGAGGCGAAGGCCTCCGTCGTGGCCGCCAAGCCCGAGGTCAAGGGCGCGCTGGTGATCGGCTGCGACTCGGTGCTCGACCTGGACGGCGAGGCGCTGGGGAAGCCCGCGGACGCCGTGGAGGCCCTCGCGCGCTGGAAGGCGATGCGCGGCCGGGCCGGGACGCTCCAGACCGGCCACTGCGTCTACGACACCCTCAGCGGGCGCTACACCTCCGCGACCGCCTCCACCGTCGTCCGCTTCGGCGAGCCGACGGACGAGGAGATCGCCGCGTACGTCGCTTCGGGCGAACCGCTGTACGTCGCCGGGGCGTTCACCCTCGACGGCCGCTCGGCCCCGTTCATCGACGGCATCGACGGCGACCACGGCAACGTCATCGGCATCAGCCTGCCCCTGGTGCGCCGGCTGCTGGCGCACCTGGGGGTCGGCATCACGGAGTTGTGGGCGCCGTCGGAGGCGTAA
- a CDS encoding acetyl/propionyl/methylcrotonyl-CoA carboxylase subunit alpha, whose amino-acid sequence MRKVLIANRGEIAVRVARACRDAGIASVAVYADPDRDALHVRAADEAFALGGDTPGTSYLDIEKVLNAARESEADAVHPGYGFLSENADFAQAVLDAGLIWIGPPPQAIRDLGDKVAARHIAQRAGAPLVAGTPDPVSGADEVVAFAREHGLPIAIKAAFGGGGRGLKVARTLEEVPELYDSAVREAVAAFGRGECFVERYLDKPRHVETQCLADSHGNVVVVSTRDCSLQRRHQKLVEEAPAPFLSEAQTAELYASSKAILKEAGYVGAGTVEFLVGVDGTISFLEVNTRLQVEHPVTEEVAGIDLVREMFRIADGEALGYGDPQLRGHSFEFRINGEDPGRGFLPAPGTVTTFAAPSGPGVRLDAGVESGSVIGPAWDSLLAKLIVTGATREQALQRAARALEEFQVEGMATAIPFHRAVVKDPAFAPELTGSDAPFTVHTRWIETEFVNEIPAFAAPADAEAEDDTDRETIVVEVGGKRLEVSLPSSLGMSLARTGLAAGAKPKRRAAKKSGPMASGDTLASPMQGTIVKVAVEEGQEVKEGDLIVVLEAMKMEQPLNAHRSGTVKGLAAEIGASITSGAPICEIKD is encoded by the coding sequence GTGCGCAAGGTGCTCATCGCCAACCGTGGCGAAATCGCAGTCCGCGTGGCGCGGGCGTGCCGGGATGCCGGTATCGCGAGCGTGGCCGTCTATGCCGACCCGGACCGGGACGCTCTGCATGTCCGCGCCGCGGATGAGGCGTTCGCCCTGGGCGGTGACACTCCCGGGACCAGCTATCTCGACATCGAGAAGGTGCTGAACGCGGCGCGGGAGTCCGAAGCCGACGCCGTCCATCCCGGCTACGGCTTCCTCTCGGAGAACGCCGACTTCGCGCAGGCGGTCCTGGACGCGGGCCTGATCTGGATCGGCCCGCCCCCGCAGGCCATCCGCGACCTCGGCGACAAGGTCGCCGCCCGGCACATCGCCCAGCGGGCCGGCGCGCCCCTGGTCGCCGGCACGCCCGACCCGGTCTCCGGCGCAGACGAGGTCGTCGCCTTCGCCCGGGAGCACGGCCTGCCGATCGCGATCAAGGCCGCCTTCGGCGGCGGCGGACGCGGTCTGAAGGTCGCCCGGACGCTGGAGGAGGTCCCCGAGCTGTACGACTCGGCCGTCCGCGAGGCGGTCGCCGCCTTCGGCCGGGGCGAGTGCTTCGTCGAGCGGTACCTGGACAAGCCGCGGCACGTGGAGACGCAGTGCCTGGCCGACAGCCACGGCAACGTGGTCGTCGTCTCCACCCGTGACTGCTCGCTCCAGCGCCGCCACCAGAAGCTGGTCGAGGAGGCCCCGGCGCCGTTCCTCTCCGAGGCGCAGACGGCCGAGCTGTACGCCTCCTCGAAGGCCATCCTGAAGGAGGCCGGCTACGTCGGCGCGGGCACCGTCGAGTTCCTCGTCGGTGTCGACGGGACGATCTCCTTCCTCGAGGTCAACACCCGTCTCCAGGTGGAGCACCCGGTGACCGAGGAGGTCGCGGGCATCGACCTGGTGCGCGAGATGTTCCGCATCGCCGACGGCGAGGCGCTCGGCTACGGCGACCCGCAGCTGCGCGGTCATTCCTTCGAGTTCCGTATCAACGGCGAGGACCCGGGCCGGGGTTTCCTGCCGGCCCCCGGCACGGTCACCACGTTCGCCGCGCCGTCCGGTCCGGGCGTCCGCCTCGACGCGGGTGTCGAGTCCGGCAGCGTGATCGGCCCGGCGTGGGACTCGCTCCTGGCCAAGCTGATCGTCACCGGCGCCACCCGTGAGCAGGCGCTCCAGCGGGCGGCCCGTGCGCTGGAGGAGTTCCAGGTCGAGGGCATGGCCACGGCCATCCCGTTCCACCGTGCGGTGGTCAAGGACCCGGCGTTCGCCCCGGAGCTCACCGGCTCCGACGCCCCCTTCACGGTCCACACCCGCTGGATCGAGACCGAGTTCGTCAACGAGATCCCCGCCTTCGCCGCCCCGGCCGACGCCGAGGCCGAGGACGACACGGACCGCGAGACGATCGTCGTCGAGGTCGGCGGCAAGCGCCTGGAGGTCTCCCTCCCGTCCTCGCTCGGCATGAGCCTGGCCCGCACCGGTCTCGCGGCGGGCGCCAAGCCCAAGCGCCGCGCGGCCAAGAAGTCCGGCCCCATGGCCTCCGGCGACACCCTCGCCTCCCCGATGCAGGGCACCATCGTCAAGGTGGCCGTCGAGGAGGGCCAGGAGGTCAAGGAGGGCGACCTGATCGTCGTCCTCGAAGCGATGAAGATGGAACAGCCGCTCAACGCCCACCGCTCCGGGACCGTCAAGGGCCTGGCCGCGGAGATCGGCGCGTCCATCACGTCGGGCGCCCCGATCTGCGAGATCAAGGACTGA
- a CDS encoding type II toxin-antitoxin system RelE family toxin: protein MSGRTAYTVFYTEQAAAARDRLDEQQRAAFEKGIMMLAADPFPDLSRPISSTGDDRTIRLTQNILIEYTVSVGRLLIFIVEVFNDKDIFVTGE, encoded by the coding sequence ATGAGCGGCAGGACTGCGTACACCGTCTTCTACACGGAGCAGGCGGCAGCGGCGCGCGACCGGCTGGACGAACAGCAGCGGGCGGCGTTCGAGAAGGGCATCATGATGCTCGCTGCGGATCCGTTTCCCGACCTGTCCCGGCCCATAAGCTCCACCGGGGACGACCGGACGATCCGGCTGACCCAGAACATCCTCATCGAGTACACAGTCAGCGTCGGCAGGCTGCTGATCTTCATCGTCGAGGTCTTCAACGACAAGGACATCTTCGTCACGGGCGAGTGA
- the mmpB gene encoding morphogenic membrane protein MmpB, whose translation MLWSDPENEPPEELREMQETLRRLGLFLALAMVIAMIVLGIR comes from the coding sequence ATGCTGTGGTCCGACCCCGAGAACGAGCCCCCCGAGGAACTGCGCGAGATGCAGGAGACCCTGCGCAGACTCGGCCTCTTCCTGGCGTTGGCCATGGTGATAGCGATGATCGTGCTGGGGATCCGGTAG
- a CDS encoding acyl-CoA carboxylase subunit beta produces the protein MSEPEERHEIPGIDIHTTAGKLADLQRRIQEATHAGSERAVEKQHAKGKLTARERIDLLLDDGSFVELDEFARHRSTNFGLENNRPYGDGVVTGYGTVDGRPVAVFSQDFTVFGGALGEVYGQKIVKVMDFALKTGCPVIGINDSGGARIQEGVASLGAYGEIFRRNTHASGVIPQISLVVGPCAGGAVYSPAITDFTVMVDQTSHMFITGPDVIKTVTGEDVGFEELGGARTHNSVSGVAHHMAGDEKDAVEYVKQLLSYLPSNNLSEAPVFPEEADLSVTDEDLELDTIVPDSANQPYDMHTVIEHVLDDAEFFETQALFAPNILTGYGRVEGHPVGIVANQPMQFAGCLDITASEKAARFVRTCDAFNIPVITFVDVPGFLPGVGQEHDGIIRRGAKLIYAYAEATVPLITVITRKAFGGAYDVMGSKHLGADINLAWPTAQIAVMGAQGAVNILHRRTIAEAAAGGEDLEAVRARLIREYEDTLLNPYIAAERGYVDSVIMPSDTRRHIVRGLRQLRTKRESLPPKKHGNIPL, from the coding sequence ATGTCCGAGCCGGAAGAGCGCCACGAGATCCCAGGGATCGACATCCACACCACCGCGGGCAAGCTCGCGGATCTCCAGCGGCGCATCCAAGAAGCGACGCACGCCGGTTCGGAACGCGCCGTCGAGAAGCAGCACGCCAAGGGCAAGTTGACGGCCCGTGAGCGCATCGATCTGCTCCTCGACGACGGCTCCTTCGTCGAGTTGGACGAGTTCGCCCGGCACCGGTCCACCAACTTCGGTCTGGAGAACAACCGCCCGTACGGAGACGGCGTCGTCACCGGATACGGCACGGTCGACGGCCGTCCGGTCGCCGTCTTCTCCCAGGACTTCACCGTTTTCGGCGGCGCCCTCGGCGAGGTGTACGGCCAGAAGATCGTCAAGGTCATGGACTTCGCGCTGAAGACCGGCTGCCCGGTCATCGGCATCAACGACTCCGGCGGCGCCCGCATCCAGGAGGGCGTGGCCTCGCTGGGCGCGTACGGCGAGATCTTCCGCCGCAACACCCACGCGTCCGGTGTGATCCCGCAGATCAGCCTGGTCGTCGGCCCGTGCGCGGGCGGCGCGGTGTACTCCCCCGCGATCACCGACTTCACGGTGATGGTGGACCAGACCTCGCACATGTTCATCACCGGCCCCGACGTCATCAAGACGGTCACCGGCGAGGACGTCGGCTTCGAGGAACTGGGCGGCGCTCGCACCCACAACTCGGTGTCGGGCGTGGCGCACCACATGGCCGGCGACGAGAAGGACGCCGTCGAGTACGTCAAGCAGCTGCTGTCGTACCTGCCGTCCAACAACCTCAGTGAGGCCCCGGTGTTCCCGGAGGAGGCGGACCTGTCCGTCACCGACGAGGACCTGGAGCTGGACACGATCGTGCCGGACAGCGCGAACCAGCCGTACGACATGCACACGGTGATCGAGCACGTCCTGGACGACGCGGAGTTCTTCGAGACGCAGGCCCTGTTCGCGCCGAACATCCTCACCGGTTACGGCCGGGTCGAGGGCCACCCGGTCGGCATCGTCGCCAACCAGCCGATGCAGTTCGCGGGCTGTCTGGACATCACGGCCTCGGAGAAGGCGGCCCGCTTCGTCCGCACCTGCGACGCCTTCAACATCCCGGTCATCACCTTCGTGGACGTGCCCGGCTTCCTGCCCGGCGTCGGCCAGGAGCACGACGGCATCATCCGGCGCGGCGCCAAGCTGATCTACGCCTACGCGGAGGCGACGGTCCCGCTGATCACCGTCATCACCCGCAAGGCCTTCGGCGGCGCCTACGACGTCATGGGCTCCAAGCACCTGGGCGCGGACATCAACCTGGCGTGGCCGACCGCCCAGATCGCCGTGATGGGCGCCCAGGGCGCGGTCAACATCCTGCACCGCCGCACGATCGCCGAGGCGGCGGCGGGCGGTGAGGATCTGGAGGCGGTGCGCGCCCGGCTGATCCGCGAGTACGAGGACACCCTCCTCAACCCGTACATCGCGGCCGAGCGCGGCTACGTCGACTCGGTGATCATGCCGTCCGACACCCGTCGGCACATCGTGCGCGGCCTGCGTCAACTGCGCACCAAGCGGGAATCCCTCCCTCCGAAGAAGCACGGCAACATCCCCCTCTAG
- a CDS encoding DeoR/GlpR family DNA-binding transcription regulator — protein MFAAERRQLILEMVRANGAVSLRELARVVQTSEVTVRRDVRALEAEGLLDRRHGGAVLPGGFTRESGFPQKSHLATAEKTAIADLAANFVEEGEAIVVGAGTTTQELARRLARVPGLTVVTNSLLVAQALAHANRVEVVMTGGTLRGSNYALVGSGAEQSLQGLRVSRAFISGSGLTAERGLSTSNMLSASVDRALVQAAAEVVVLADHTKLGTDTMFQTVPTDVITRLVTDEPPAHDDRAATELQALADQGVQIAVAGASGSPGGDAVPARHQQQRRDVPLPAPRRGQVPGAAAGLRAASMHGEQAPGGERARVADMRRR, from the coding sequence GTGTTCGCTGCAGAACGTCGTCAATTGATCCTCGAAATGGTGCGAGCGAACGGGGCCGTGTCGCTCCGTGAGCTCGCCCGCGTCGTCCAGACCTCCGAAGTGACCGTACGGCGGGACGTGCGCGCACTGGAGGCAGAAGGACTCCTCGACCGCCGGCACGGCGGTGCGGTATTGCCGGGCGGGTTCACGCGAGAGTCCGGCTTCCCGCAGAAATCACATCTCGCGACCGCCGAGAAGACCGCCATCGCGGACCTCGCCGCCAACTTCGTCGAAGAGGGCGAGGCCATCGTGGTGGGGGCGGGCACCACCACACAGGAGCTGGCCCGCCGGCTCGCCCGGGTGCCCGGACTGACCGTGGTCACCAACTCGCTGCTCGTCGCCCAGGCGTTGGCCCATGCCAACCGGGTCGAGGTCGTGATGACCGGCGGCACCCTGCGCGGCTCCAACTACGCCCTCGTGGGCAGCGGAGCCGAGCAGTCCCTCCAAGGACTCAGGGTGTCGCGGGCCTTCATCTCCGGGAGCGGACTCACCGCGGAGCGCGGGCTGTCCACGTCCAACATGCTGTCGGCGTCCGTGGACCGGGCGCTGGTCCAGGCCGCGGCCGAGGTGGTCGTCCTCGCCGACCACACCAAGCTCGGCACGGACACCATGTTCCAGACCGTGCCGACGGACGTCATCACCCGGCTGGTGACCGACGAGCCGCCGGCCCACGACGACCGTGCCGCCACCGAGTTGCAGGCCCTGGCGGACCAGGGGGTGCAGATCGCCGTGGCCGGGGCGTCGGGGAGCCCGGGGGGTGATGCGGTCCCGGCGCGCCATCAGCAGCAGCGTCGGGACGTGCCGTTGCCCGCGCCGCGCCGGGGTCAGGTGCCGGGTGCTGCCGCGGGGCTGCGCGCGGCTTCGATGCACGGTGAGCAGGCCCCTGGCGGGGAACGGGCGAGGGTCGCCGACATGCGCCGCCGTTGA
- a CDS encoding NAD(P)H-quinone dehydrogenase, whose protein sequence is MEYVTRIVIIGGGPGGYEAALVAAQLGAEVTVVDCDGLGGASVLTDCVPSKTLIATAEVMTTFDSSYEELGIIVADDTPPLEQAARVVGVDLGKVNRRVKRLALAQSHDITASVTRAGARVLRGRGRLEGMQALDGSRKVVVAAADGTEETLTADAVLLATGAHPRELPDAQPDGERILNWTQVYDLGELPEELIVVGSGVTGAEFAGAYQALGSKVTLVSSRDRVLPGEDPDAAAVLEDVFRRRGMNVMARSRAESAKRVGDRVEVTLSDGRVITGSHCLMAVGAIPNSEGMGLEEAGVKVRESGHIWTDKVSRTTAPGVYAAGDVTGIFALASVAAMQGRIAMYHFLGDAVAPLNLKTVSSNVFTDPEIATVGYSQADVDGGKIDARVVKLPLLRNPRAKMQGIRDGFVKIFCRPGTGIVVGGVVVAPRASELIHPISIAVDNNLTVEQIANAFTVYPSLSGSIAEVARQLHTRKASDEG, encoded by the coding sequence ATGGAGTACGTGACTCGGATCGTGATCATCGGTGGCGGACCCGGCGGCTATGAGGCGGCGCTGGTGGCCGCGCAGCTCGGCGCGGAGGTGACCGTCGTCGACTGCGACGGTCTGGGCGGAGCGTCGGTGCTGACCGACTGCGTGCCGTCGAAGACCCTGATCGCCACGGCCGAGGTGATGACCACCTTCGACTCCTCGTACGAGGAGCTGGGCATCATCGTCGCCGACGACACCCCGCCGCTGGAGCAGGCGGCCCGGGTCGTCGGGGTGGACCTCGGCAAGGTCAACCGCCGGGTGAAGCGGCTCGCGCTCGCCCAGTCGCACGACATCACCGCCTCCGTCACCCGGGCCGGCGCACGGGTGCTGCGCGGGCGCGGCCGGCTGGAGGGCATGCAGGCCCTCGACGGCTCGCGCAAGGTCGTCGTCGCTGCCGCCGACGGCACCGAGGAGACCCTCACCGCCGACGCCGTCCTGCTCGCCACCGGCGCCCACCCGCGCGAGCTGCCCGACGCGCAGCCCGACGGCGAGCGCATCCTGAACTGGACCCAGGTCTACGACCTCGGCGAGCTCCCCGAGGAGCTCATCGTGGTCGGCTCCGGTGTGACGGGCGCGGAGTTCGCCGGCGCCTACCAGGCCCTCGGCTCCAAGGTCACCCTCGTCTCCTCCCGCGACCGTGTGCTGCCCGGCGAGGACCCGGACGCCGCCGCCGTCCTCGAGGACGTCTTCCGCCGTCGCGGCATGAACGTCATGGCCCGCTCCCGCGCCGAGTCCGCCAAGCGGGTCGGCGACCGGGTCGAGGTGACCCTGTCCGACGGCCGGGTCATCACCGGCTCGCACTGCCTGATGGCGGTCGGCGCCATTCCCAACAGCGAGGGGATGGGACTGGAGGAGGCGGGCGTCAAGGTCCGCGAGTCGGGTCACATCTGGACCGACAAGGTGTCCCGGACCACCGCCCCCGGGGTGTACGCCGCCGGTGACGTGACCGGGATCTTCGCGCTGGCCTCCGTCGCCGCCATGCAGGGCCGGATCGCCATGTACCACTTCCTCGGCGACGCGGTGGCCCCGCTCAACCTGAAGACCGTCTCCTCGAACGTCTTCACCGACCCCGAGATCGCCACCGTCGGCTACAGCCAGGCCGACGTGGACGGCGGGAAGATCGACGCCCGGGTCGTCAAGCTGCCGCTGCTGCGCAACCCGCGCGCCAAGATGCAGGGCATCCGTGACGGCTTCGTCAAGATCTTCTGCCGCCCCGGGACGGGGATCGTCGTCGGCGGTGTGGTCGTGGCGCCGCGCGCCTCGGAACTGATCCACCCCATCTCGATCGCCGTCGACAACAATCTGACGGTGGAACAGATCGCCAACGCGTTCACCGTGTACCCGTCCCTCTCCGGTTCGATCGCCGAGGTGGCGCGCCAGCTGCACACCCGGAAGGCGTCGGACGAGGGCTGA